The Clarias gariepinus isolate MV-2021 ecotype Netherlands chromosome 3, CGAR_prim_01v2, whole genome shotgun sequence DNA window tgacagATATAAAGAAAGCccaagagagagacaaacataCAGAGAGGTAGACAGGAAGAGGGAGATCCATTAAAATTTCATGGAGTGCTAGACATATCAATATCTATAACTCAGActtctgtatttgtttttgttcatgtgtgtgtgtgtgtgtgtgtgtgtgtgtgtgtgtcaccgtGTAGCGCGTGTGCACGCAGGACGTCACTGACGCGCTCTACAGCAGGAAAATGGATTCCGCTtcccaactccaccaccatcacgTGATGATGATCCGTCACCTGTAAAACCAGTTCAGAGCTTCACACTCTGAGTCCTAACGAGGCGACTTGGTTACAGTCCAATCAGAACACAAAGACTAAACACTACACCTTAACGACGTGTGTCAAGAGGTCAGAGTCTCACCTTGAGCTCAGGTGTGGCCGCCAGATAGAGCAGCATGAGCCCTGAGACCACGACGCCTCCCATGATGCCGTACTGCACCTCCCAGAAACTCAGCAGGAAGGTGACGGAGAACGGGAGCAGGTCCGGCTCTGGGACGGAGGAAACAAAGCGTTAATGGTGTGAACGGTACCACCTGTACGGAACGGTGCGGACGGATCCGGAGACTCACTTCTGACTCTCCAGAGGCGCGAGGGAACTCTGATCTCCACCATCGGAGCGACGGCGCAGATGATGACGGCCGCCAGGGAAGCCTTGGGGATGTAGGAGAACAGCGGCATGAGGAAGGCGAGAGACAGGAGGACCACCACGgctgagagacacacagagacagagagacacacggagACATAGGGAGGTGTTATACcttacatccatccatctaggagccATCTGTAGTACAACTAGAGACCCTAAGgctgttgtatttattcctatgtgtataattgtataactcactcacacacacacacacacacacacacacacacacacacacactacgggccaACGCCAATAAcgctaatctgcaggtctttggaatgtgggaggaaaccagagaacagtgtgtgtgtgtgtgtgtgtgtgtgtgtgtatgtgtgcacacacacctgtgacTATCCCCCCTGCAGGTGTACACACTCCAGTCTGAGAGTTTACAGCagtcctacaaaaaaaaaaccacacaaacaCCTTGTACTTACATGCattcctaacacacacacacacacacacacagaagataCACACCTCCCAAAGCTGCCTGTGACGGGATAGGCAGAAACAAATGACCCCAAGATGTTGGTGAGTCCTGAAAACATACAAGACATCACACACAACATTAACTGTttatactgaacacacacacacacacacacacacacacacacacacacaaagaaactgaagACTTTACAGGACACACACCGATAGCAAAGAGTTCCTGGTTGGCATCGATGCGGTAATTATTCTTGCTtcctgcaaaacacacacacacacacacacgtctttaTTAACTTGTGTATAAATGCGTGTAAACAAGTGTGTGAAAGTGACCCGCGCGCGTACCGAACACTTTAGCGATGGCGATGCTCTCCAGGACGCCCATCAGCGGTATAACGGCCAGACCGCCTCCCAGATCCTGAGGAGACACGTGATTggtcagtgacatcacatgatCAGTTCcaaccacatacagtagattAAATTTAAACGGTGAGATTTTTCAGAAATGTAGCGCTGCACTGACGCGCGCGATCTGGCCGAACGATATCAGTGTGCCATTGGCTGTCGTCTCAGAAAGAGGCGGGGCTGAGAAAGGAGGAAGTCCTGCAGCCGTTTTCCCCGTCAGAGTAAAGAAACTGTGACCCGTGACCTCAGCAGCGTACGCCACACACGTCGCTGCTAAGACCACCAGTGCGTTCCGgactgcgcacacacacacacacacacacaaagaagaaggagagagggagagcgctGAAACTTCAAGGAACATCAATCAATTTACAGCCTCGTGAAAAATGTCATgattcatgaatatgcaaattaggAGACGCCTCCCATAGTTCTACCAAGTTCCGTCTCTACTCACCAGTCGCCAGCGTCCACACCAAACCCCGAGACACCCTCACTGGAACGGACGGGTTCTCCCCACCACGGCCCAGGGAACTCTTCATCAGCGTCATCGACAGCAGGAATACCAGACAGAAGAGACCCAGGATCACGTCTCCAACCCTAAGGACAAGAGAGACACCAGAGAGACCGCGCTTACAGTCACGAGCCGGCCGcgagagaaaggaaagaaaggaaaaagaaaagaaaagagaaaacttGGAAAATAGTTTTggtttgaaaaagaaagaagagaaaaatatGGTGCGGGGAAAAAACCAGAGGAAGCTGAGGGAaagtaaagttttaaaaacatttttaaacattttgagacttatttattaagttgtaaaaaaaaaaaaatccaattcaaTCCAATCcaaaatttttacaattttaattgcgagaacatttttaaaaaataaatgattaaataaataaaaataaagtaaggtataaaacaatatacaatGGAACCTTGCAAAAtaacgagcataatttgttccataaaccaaataaaccaaactcataaaccaaatcgaaATTTCCCATAAGCAATAGTGAAAACtctaattattcgttccacagcccaaaaaaatacatacataaaaataattaacacaaaatataaagaaaaataaaacagattaacctgcactttactttttaaaataaatctgggCAGATAATTGTTTCCATTTGCGTttgcaggcactgtgtgtgtgtgtgtgtgtgtgtgtgtgtgtgtgtgtgtgtgaagctaaagtaaggagctcctcccctcccccctcctggtcttacacagttacccttcctccactcttttcacacaactgaatcactgttttatcggaaaaataaaccaGAAATCTTCCTAATGGCACTTGATTGAGCGacaactaacagaatcactgctgtaaagtaaaaataaaacaaattaacctgcactttacctttaaaaagaatcgcgacagagtctgtgtagagcagagagaaagaaagtgtgtgtgtgtgtgtgtgtgtgtgtctaatgggactttcttttgctttacacgggcacacacgtgtgttatgaGAAACAATACACGCacgctatacacacacatacagacacaaaataaaatgttttacacacacacacgtggtcacagtgttatagtaaacaatacacgcgtgcatggatgttgattgtaccagtgagagacgagcactaagacccagcaggggagacgattacccacaatccagcagcacaagagagacaaaaaccgttggctcagttgtgatcatgtgacgctcagcgtcaaaacaagaagctctacgtgatacatgatactcggtactcgtaaaccaagacttgttcgtttttcaagtcaaaatttctttaaaatctttgctcgtcttggggaacactcgcaaaccacgttactcacaatctgaggtttcactgtatttaaattggattaaaaggtttaaaaaattgtaattataatatttgtatatatatttatactgaaatgaaaagaaaaaactaatacatggaaaaaagaaattgtaaacTAATAAACTAATATAAATTTGTTCAACAATTtcaatttctatttctatttatatattgttttacacgcatcttattattattattttgactactatattacacattttacacttttccttttcttcgGAAACAATAACacatctatctgtctatctttaAATCTTATTTTAGTTCTCCTTCATCCTCTTTACTCACCTGGCCTCAGGCAGTTTCTGGAAAGTGTAGTAGACCTGCAGAAAGAACTGCTGAGGAACGTCCTTCACACCCAGaatgttctacacacacacacacacacacacacaattaggttaagtatatttaattaatattatttgaaTTGTACAAGCAAACTGAAACTAATGGAAACTaactaggtgtgtgtgtgtgtgtgtgtgtgtgtgtgtgtgtgtgtgtgtgtttttaacaaCGCTCACTTTGACCTGCCCGAAGCCGATGGTCACGGCCGCTGCGC harbors:
- the slc26a11 gene encoding sodium-independent sulfate anion transporter encodes the protein MGRFCGSLRRGLARCCSVAVLRSRLPVLTWLPAYTLSWLKMDVLAGLTVGLTVIPQALAYAEVAGLPVQYGLYSSFIGGFVYCVFGTSKDITLGPTAIMSLLCYLYVRGDPVYAVVLALLCGVIQLAMSLLRLGFLLDFISYPVIKGFTCAAAVTIGFGQVKNILGVKDVPQQFFLQVYYTFQKLPEARVGDVILGLFCLVFLLSMTLMKSSLGRGGENPSVPVRVSRGLVWTLATVRNALVVLAATCVAYAAEVTGHSFFTLTGKTAAGLPPFSAPPLSETTANGTLISFGQIARDLGGGLAVIPLMGVLESIAIAKVFGSKNNYRIDANQELFAIGLTNILGSFVSAYPVTGSFGRTAVNSQTGVCTPAGGIVTAVVVLLSLAFLMPLFSYIPKASLAAVIICAVAPMVEIRVPSRLWRVRKPDLLPFSVTFLLSFWEVQYGIMGGVVVSGLMLLYLAATPELKVTDHHHVMVVELGSGIHFPAVERVSDVLRAHALHVCPPRGVLLDCQHVSSIDYTVVTELLDLLRQFKLCGVSLVFSGLKYSVLEVLLAAELPGFRHTDSVEAGLQLLITNADDYSDA